One part of the Bacillus sp. FJAT-27916 genome encodes these proteins:
- a CDS encoding tyrosine-type recombinase/integrase — translation MILSEAWDLYKADKQIQGYSSQTLKAYNIQLNLLIRNLGDRSLDEITTDSLKLYLGNVANQLKAASLSHRIRFIKSLFRWAQDENVLNGNPAAKIKEPKLDIRIPKFLTEVEIEHLREACHTTLENALFEFMYSTGCRIGEAVNLNRQSIDFSNQSVIVLGKGNKEREVYFNTRCDIWLKRYLDERTDDQEALFVTVRAPHRMSISQMRYIIKQISKKSGINKSIHPHQLRHSYATTLLNNGAPLEVIQNLMGHEKSETTKMYAYLSGTLRRELYKKFF, via the coding sequence ATGATACTATCTGAAGCGTGGGATTTATATAAAGCTGATAAACAAATCCAAGGATATTCATCTCAGACCTTAAAAGCCTATAATATTCAATTGAATTTGTTAATCCGGAATCTTGGTGATCGATCCCTTGATGAAATAACCACTGATTCATTAAAGCTGTATCTCGGGAATGTTGCTAATCAATTAAAGGCTGCTAGCCTGAGTCATAGGATACGTTTTATAAAATCGCTGTTTAGATGGGCCCAAGATGAAAATGTCCTGAATGGTAACCCAGCCGCAAAAATTAAGGAACCGAAACTAGATATCCGCATACCAAAGTTTTTAACTGAAGTAGAAATTGAGCATTTAAGAGAAGCTTGTCATACAACATTAGAAAATGCATTGTTCGAGTTTATGTATTCAACCGGTTGTCGAATTGGGGAAGCCGTTAATTTGAATCGACAATCCATTGATTTTTCTAATCAGTCCGTAATTGTCTTAGGTAAGGGAAATAAAGAAAGAGAAGTTTACTTTAATACTAGGTGTGATATCTGGTTGAAGAGGTACCTGGATGAGAGAACAGATGATCAAGAAGCTTTATTTGTAACCGTACGTGCTCCCCATCGGATGAGCATATCCCAAATGAGGTATATTATAAAACAGATATCGAAAAAATCCGGCATCAATAAAAGTATTCACCCTCATCAGTTGAGGCATAGTTATGCCACTACTTTATTGAATAATGGGGCTCCTTTAGAAGTCATTCAAAACTTGATGGGACACGAGAAAAGCGAAACAACTAAAATGTACGCTTATTTAAGTGGTACACTGCGACGTGAACTATATAAAAAATTTTTTTGA
- a CDS encoding YiiX/YebB-like N1pC/P60 family cysteine hydrolase: MWAKKFVSMCICTMFLVSPLSVYAADSISLKDEVESFLEKKINIVDELLLLNVGKEISEDEFLEQVNQVHIDYEDYLITLEDAVLYEIESYDILNDKLGELDLKAESFFSEEDEEMQTTAKSWRYGDILYYAAGNKVGVGEKSYTGHTAVLHTVDYHVIEASKTVKNGAKVFVWNRSNLWKGASGIKQYRVTTKLGKSATAAQRKKAVEFGKKQEGEPYKLRTDIWSTDAWYCSKLTNAMWSHAGYDLRSSRAFKIDGLLAVIPADIVADANTRLKKKWGTALPGKI; the protein is encoded by the coding sequence ATGTGGGCTAAAAAATTTGTGAGTATGTGTATTTGTACGATGTTTTTGGTTTCCCCGTTAAGTGTTTATGCTGCCGATAGTATTTCATTAAAAGATGAAGTGGAATCTTTTTTGGAGAAGAAAATCAATATTGTTGATGAACTACTTTTGTTGAATGTTGGAAAGGAAATAAGCGAAGATGAATTTTTGGAACAAGTAAACCAGGTTCATATTGATTATGAAGACTATTTGATAACTTTAGAGGATGCTGTTCTATATGAAATAGAGTCTTATGATATCTTAAACGATAAATTGGGTGAGTTGGATCTTAAAGCAGAGTCTTTCTTTTCAGAAGAAGATGAAGAAATGCAAACAACAGCTAAATCCTGGAGATATGGGGATATATTGTATTACGCTGCAGGGAATAAAGTTGGGGTTGGCGAAAAATCATATACTGGTCATACAGCAGTTTTACATACCGTAGATTATCATGTCATTGAAGCATCAAAAACAGTGAAAAATGGCGCTAAAGTCTTTGTCTGGAATAGAAGCAATTTATGGAAAGGGGCAAGCGGGATTAAGCAATATAGAGTTACGACAAAATTAGGAAAGAGTGCTACTGCTGCACAACGTAAAAAGGCTGTAGAGTTTGGGAAAAAACAAGAGGGAGAACCATATAAATTAAGAACCGACATCTGGTCAACAGATGCATGGTATTGTTCTAAATTAACAAATGCTATGTGGAGTCATGCCGGATACGATCTTCGATCTTCTAGGGCATTCAAAATCGATGGTCTATTGGCGGTTATTCCGGCAGATATAGTTGCAGATGCAAATACGAGGTTAAAGAAAAAATGGGGGACAGCGCTTCCTGGGAAAATTTAG
- the rlmD gene encoding 23S rRNA (uracil(1939)-C(5))-methyltransferase RlmD: protein MTDKKTVPIQKNDYIDVVFEDLTHEGAGVAKVDGYPIFVPHGLPGEKAKIKVTKLNKGYGFGRLMELYEESPDRVEAPCPIYKQCGGCQLQHLSYEGQLRAKEKMVRELMTRIGKLEDVIVHPTLGMEEPWNYRNKAQVPVGEMEGGLVAGFYAKRSHEIINMDECLIQFTENDEMIRVVKGICEKYGVRAYNEKQHKGTLRHIMVRTGQVTGEIMVVLVTRTPDIPNRRKIVDELVEAMPNITSIIQNVNTKKTNVILGDQTITLWGADVIADYIGDIKFEISPRSFYQVNPSQTKVLYEKTLEYANLSGNETVIDAYCGIGTISLFLAKKAKKVYGVEIVPEAIEDARKNAGLNNITNVEFEVGEAETVIPNWYKQGITADCLVVDPPRKGCDENLLKTIAAMKPKKVVYVSCNPATLARDLRYLEDNGYKTVEVQPVDMFPQTMHVENVAKLILK from the coding sequence ATGACTGATAAAAAAACCGTTCCAATTCAAAAAAATGATTATATAGATGTTGTATTTGAAGACTTGACACATGAAGGGGCCGGCGTAGCAAAGGTGGACGGCTATCCCATCTTTGTCCCTCATGGTCTTCCTGGTGAGAAGGCGAAAATAAAGGTGACAAAACTCAACAAAGGCTACGGCTTCGGACGCTTGATGGAATTGTATGAGGAGAGCCCAGACCGGGTTGAGGCGCCTTGCCCGATTTATAAGCAATGCGGCGGCTGCCAGCTGCAGCACTTATCGTATGAAGGTCAGCTGAGGGCGAAGGAGAAGATGGTCCGCGAGCTGATGACCCGTATCGGAAAGCTTGAGGATGTGATTGTTCATCCAACACTCGGCATGGAAGAGCCATGGAATTACCGCAATAAGGCTCAGGTGCCTGTTGGAGAGATGGAAGGCGGTCTTGTCGCTGGATTCTATGCGAAACGCTCCCATGAGATCATCAATATGGACGAATGCCTTATCCAGTTCACTGAAAATGATGAGATGATTCGTGTCGTTAAAGGCATCTGTGAGAAATATGGCGTCAGAGCCTATAACGAAAAACAGCATAAAGGCACGCTCCGCCATATCATGGTCCGCACAGGTCAGGTGACAGGCGAAATCATGGTCGTACTGGTAACAAGAACACCTGACATCCCGAACCGCCGGAAAATCGTTGATGAATTGGTTGAGGCCATGCCAAACATCACTTCTATCATCCAGAACGTAAACACCAAAAAGACAAACGTCATCCTTGGCGACCAGACCATTACGCTATGGGGAGCGGATGTCATTGCCGATTACATCGGCGATATCAAATTCGAAATCTCACCAAGATCCTTCTATCAGGTGAACCCTTCCCAAACGAAGGTACTCTATGAAAAAACACTCGAATATGCGAACCTCTCTGGAAATGAAACCGTCATTGATGCGTATTGCGGTATCGGAACGATCTCCTTGTTCCTCGCGAAAAAGGCGAAGAAGGTATACGGAGTGGAAATCGTTCCAGAAGCAATAGAGGATGCCCGCAAAAATGCTGGGTTAAATAACATCACCAATGTGGAATTCGAGGTTGGAGAAGCAGAGACAGTCATCCCAAACTGGTACAAGCAAGGCATCACCGCCGACTGCCTCGTCGTCGACCCGCCGCGTAAAGGCTGCGACGAAAACCTTTTGAAAACCATTGCTGCTATGAAGCCTAAGAAGGTAGTCTATGTATCCTGCAATCCGGCTACATTAGCTCGTGACCTAAGGTACTTAGAGGACAATGGATATAAGACGGTTGAGGTTCAGCCGGTGGATATGTTCCCGCAGACGATGCACGTGGAAAATGTCGCTAAGCTTATATTGAAATAA
- a CDS encoding diacylglycerol kinase: protein MKKARIIYNPTSGREAFKRYLPEVLEKLEKAGYEASCHATTGEGDATRAAEIAIERKYDVVIAAGGDGTIYEVVNGLAGHEFRPKLGIIPVGTTNDFARALRISTKSVLDAADTIAQGLTIPIDIGQMNDRFFINIAGGGRLTELTYEVPSKLKTVLGQLAYYLKGIEMLPSLKAVPMRIEYDGKLFEGEAMLFLVANTNSVGGFERLAPDASLNDGMFTLLILKKINLADFVRVVTMAIRGDHIKDSSVVYAKANRIKVSSPDKLQLNLDGEFGGMAPAEFVNLYRHFEVFVPEKVHEEQKKTDRHLLTIQESERLKDLPDIDQLL from the coding sequence ATGAAAAAAGCAAGAATTATCTATAATCCGACATCAGGCAGGGAAGCGTTCAAGCGCTATTTACCGGAGGTGCTTGAGAAGCTTGAAAAGGCTGGTTATGAGGCCTCCTGCCATGCAACCACAGGTGAGGGCGATGCAACGAGAGCGGCTGAGATCGCGATTGAACGGAAATATGATGTTGTCATCGCAGCTGGCGGGGACGGAACGATTTATGAGGTCGTTAATGGGCTTGCCGGGCATGAATTTCGTCCGAAGCTAGGCATTATCCCAGTCGGTACAACGAACGACTTTGCACGTGCATTAAGAATCTCAACGAAATCGGTCCTTGACGCAGCAGATACAATTGCTCAAGGATTGACGATTCCAATTGATATCGGTCAAATGAATGACCGCTTTTTCATTAATATTGCCGGCGGCGGTCGTCTGACAGAATTGACGTATGAAGTGCCAAGTAAGCTGAAAACCGTGCTTGGCCAGCTCGCCTATTATTTGAAAGGAATTGAGATGCTGCCATCCTTGAAAGCTGTACCTATGCGTATTGAATACGATGGGAAGCTGTTTGAGGGAGAAGCAATGCTCTTCCTTGTGGCTAACACCAATTCTGTCGGCGGATTTGAACGACTTGCACCGGATGCTTCATTGAATGACGGGATGTTTACCCTGCTGATTCTGAAGAAGATCAATCTCGCAGATTTCGTGCGTGTCGTGACCATGGCGATTCGAGGGGATCATATCAAGGATTCATCTGTCGTGTATGCGAAGGCAAACCGAATCAAGGTCAGCTCGCCGGATAAGCTGCAGCTTAATCTGGACGGAGAATTCGGGGGCATGGCACCGGCTGAATTCGTGAACCTCTATCGTCATTTTGAGGTATTTGTACCAGAGAAGGTGCATGAAGAACAGAAAAAAACAGACCGGCACCTTTTAACCATCCAAGAATCGGAACGATTAAAGGATCTTCCAGATATTGACCAACTTCTTTAA
- a CDS encoding GDYXXLXY domain-containing protein: MKSVKAVKTTYLIGLLFWLSAIIYFFAANWGGLSHVSQVTLACLLMVLFYGVGYGFAKWRPDLADVGAWIFWGGSIAFGAAVALIGQIYNSHADGYTFFLLWLIPSILLAIVTRFSVFFVQSFILFNITIYTYFYPLDRWVERTSGEDTAITIGLLLVNAAIMFLFASRKPMLVAYLAAVLVQGFAIEVTTDWSWRYLYSDETFSIIGILVYVLIAFLYAGIYVQYLVKTENKVLIVLASLGAAILLISHFFMIASWISGLLVYLLGILLGIGLIAGGSVWVARLARQSSDENRWLHQLIKAVSIFLAVLLITSSVLSIFYLLNLYGAEWILLSALVLVPIGSHLERSHSILRYTLMLSGLAIASAVLWDFSIPVLAVYVILVSYVLWRERGRAVYPFMLIAFLYGAGLTILRLLPDLSADYILLILTVLALGLYLLLEEPFAKGWNLIAALTVWFVLTFFSEHTVLYYLSNITYIGFLLYKTYKTAESRRHWLEYAVFAFLIAYFGYKYYDLFWKLLHKSVTFALAGAVFFLVALYFDKRQLRMDTGESRFILDGVRKWVPIVLLQLLIIGAIIMQKEIILRNGTEITLEVEPVDPRSLMQGDYVDLAYNISTYDANHNYGRVYVLLEKDEAGISQIKNIYDNMDEAREQLSGSKEVILQGELSGDRITYGIESFFIEEGTGTWLEENAAYAKVKVGSNGDAILLELTGK; this comes from the coding sequence ATGAAGAGTGTGAAGGCAGTGAAGACGACGTATTTGATTGGCCTGCTATTTTGGTTAAGTGCAATCATTTATTTTTTTGCAGCCAATTGGGGTGGACTAAGCCATGTTTCTCAGGTGACGCTCGCTTGCTTATTGATGGTTTTGTTTTATGGGGTTGGTTATGGGTTCGCAAAATGGAGGCCGGATTTGGCTGATGTGGGGGCCTGGATATTCTGGGGAGGGTCGATTGCCTTCGGGGCAGCGGTAGCGCTTATTGGGCAGATTTATAATTCGCATGCAGATGGTTATACCTTCTTTCTACTATGGCTTATTCCATCGATTCTGCTTGCAATTGTGACGAGATTCTCCGTTTTCTTTGTACAATCATTTATTCTATTCAATATCACAATCTATACATACTTCTATCCTCTCGACAGATGGGTTGAGCGAACGAGTGGAGAGGATACAGCCATCACGATTGGCCTTTTATTAGTCAATGCGGCTATCATGTTTCTGTTTGCTTCAAGGAAGCCGATGCTGGTTGCCTATTTAGCGGCAGTCCTCGTTCAGGGATTCGCAATTGAGGTGACCACAGATTGGTCATGGCGATATCTGTATTCGGATGAGACGTTCTCTATCATCGGCATTCTTGTTTATGTCCTTATTGCATTCTTATATGCAGGTATTTATGTTCAATATCTTGTTAAAACAGAGAATAAGGTGCTCATCGTGCTTGCGTCACTTGGTGCGGCTATCCTTCTTATCAGTCATTTCTTTATGATTGCCTCTTGGATTTCTGGGCTGCTCGTGTATTTGCTCGGCATTTTACTCGGAATCGGCTTGATTGCTGGAGGATCGGTTTGGGTGGCAAGACTGGCGAGGCAATCATCAGATGAGAATCGCTGGCTTCACCAGCTTATCAAGGCTGTGTCGATTTTCTTGGCGGTCCTTTTGATAACGTCCTCCGTGTTGAGTATCTTTTATTTGCTGAATCTGTATGGGGCAGAGTGGATCTTGCTTAGTGCTCTTGTGCTCGTACCGATTGGGAGTCATCTTGAGCGCAGCCATTCCATCCTGCGCTATACGTTGATGCTGTCCGGGTTAGCAATCGCTTCCGCTGTCCTTTGGGATTTCTCCATTCCCGTATTAGCGGTGTATGTCATCCTTGTCAGCTATGTTCTATGGCGTGAGCGGGGGAGGGCCGTTTATCCATTTATGCTTATTGCCTTTCTGTACGGAGCAGGATTGACCATACTGCGATTGCTGCCAGATCTCTCTGCAGACTATATCCTGCTTATCTTAACCGTGCTCGCGCTTGGCCTTTATCTACTCTTGGAAGAACCATTCGCGAAGGGCTGGAATTTAATTGCGGCGCTCACTGTATGGTTTGTACTGACCTTCTTCTCAGAGCATACGGTCCTTTATTACTTATCGAATATCACGTATATCGGCTTTCTGCTCTATAAAACGTATAAAACAGCCGAAAGTCGTAGACACTGGCTGGAATATGCTGTGTTCGCCTTTCTGATTGCTTACTTTGGCTATAAATATTATGACCTGTTCTGGAAGCTGCTTCATAAGTCTGTGACGTTCGCTTTGGCAGGGGCTGTATTCTTCCTCGTCGCGCTCTATTTCGATAAACGCCAATTGAGAATGGATACAGGGGAATCCCGATTTATTCTGGATGGTGTACGGAAATGGGTCCCGATTGTCCTTTTACAGCTACTCATTATTGGTGCGATCATTATGCAAAAGGAAATCATTCTGCGCAATGGAACGGAGATTACCTTAGAGGTGGAACCAGTTGACCCACGCTCTTTGATGCAGGGCGATTATGTTGATTTGGCATATAATATCAGCACGTATGATGCCAATCACAATTATGGGCGTGTTTATGTTCTCCTTGAAAAAGATGAGGCTGGGATTTCTCAAATTAAAAACATTTATGATAATATGGATGAAGCAAGAGAACAATTGAGCGGCAGTAAGGAAGTGATTCTCCAGGGAGAATTGAGCGGAGACCGAATCACGTATGGCATTGAATCCTTCTTCATAGAGGAAGGAACAGGTACATGGCTGGAGGAAAATGCAGCCTATGCCAAGGTAAAGGTCGGCAGTAATGGCGATGCAATTCTGCTGGAACTTACAGGGAAATAA
- a CDS encoding histidine phosphatase family protein, with the protein MQTNLYFVRHAHSTYTPDEWGRPLSNKGQMDAERITQRLKKEDIQHVLSSPYKRAMQTVQGIADLIGKEVILDQGFRERKLASVPVEDFNKAIKKLWEEPSFSYEGGESNIDAKGRGVKATYRILEKYEGENVVIGTHGNIMVLIMNYFDSQYDVDFWRSLAMPDIYRMTFVGLRLKEINRIE; encoded by the coding sequence TTGCAAACAAATCTCTATTTCGTCAGACATGCGCATTCCACCTATACACCAGATGAATGGGGCAGACCACTATCCAATAAAGGGCAGATGGATGCGGAAAGAATTACGCAAAGGCTGAAGAAGGAAGACATCCAGCATGTCTTATCAAGTCCTTATAAAAGGGCCATGCAAACAGTGCAAGGAATCGCTGACTTGATTGGGAAAGAAGTCATACTTGATCAGGGCTTCCGGGAACGGAAATTAGCTTCAGTGCCAGTAGAGGATTTTAATAAGGCAATTAAGAAGCTTTGGGAGGAACCCTCATTCTCTTATGAAGGAGGGGAGTCCAATATTGACGCGAAGGGGCGTGGAGTGAAAGCGACGTATCGGATATTAGAAAAATATGAGGGAGAGAATGTGGTCATTGGTACCCATGGCAATATCATGGTGCTGATTATGAATTACTTTGATTCCCAATATGATGTTGATTTCTGGCGGTCTCTTGCCATGCCGGATATTTACCGAATGACGTTCGTTGGTCTTAGGCTGAAAGAAATCAACCGTATTGAATAA
- a CDS encoding DUF3169 family protein, with product MMTKAIGKLLFGALAGAVLGYGLMFTITNTGLGDVDSSWAFPDLSFEWMIVLMVISVSLIILSVVKGMTIVKESKSQVSGDEEDELAELQNKRYYDGSLAVNTALFASSGMLALVAITDQPNVFIFISLGLVLLSLVMSFINAELVKYADPNREYPSVNDKRYAEKLMEMSDEGERHIMLQGLYRAFTSINMLLFFAVLMLIGYSVITGSSQLAGILIILFILIYTNAQYMLSIRKRSIR from the coding sequence ATGATGACGAAAGCGATTGGGAAACTGCTGTTTGGAGCGCTGGCGGGTGCCGTGTTGGGGTATGGGCTGATGTTTACAATAACAAATACAGGCTTGGGGGATGTGGATAGCTCCTGGGCATTCCCTGACCTGAGCTTTGAATGGATGATTGTGTTGATGGTAATTTCCGTCTCTTTGATAATTTTGAGTGTGGTAAAAGGGATGACCATCGTGAAGGAGTCCAAAAGTCAAGTGAGCGGGGATGAGGAGGATGAACTGGCAGAGCTCCAGAACAAACGCTATTATGATGGATCACTGGCGGTGAATACAGCCTTATTTGCCTCTAGTGGAATGCTTGCGCTGGTGGCCATTACGGATCAACCGAATGTATTCATCTTTATTAGCTTAGGCTTGGTCTTGCTAAGTCTTGTGATGTCCTTTATCAATGCGGAGTTAGTTAAATATGCGGATCCTAATCGGGAATATCCATCTGTGAACGATAAGCGGTATGCCGAGAAGCTGATGGAAATGAGCGATGAAGGGGAACGTCACATCATGCTGCAAGGATTATATAGAGCATTTACTAGCATCAATATGCTTCTCTTCTTTGCAGTACTCATGCTCATAGGCTATTCCGTTATCACAGGTTCCTCCCAATTAGCCGGAATACTGATCATCCTCTTTATCCTAATCTACACAAATGCTCAATACATGCTGTCCATACGTAAAAGATCGATACGATGA
- a CDS encoding helix-turn-helix transcriptional regulator has product MKTRLKELRAREGMNQTQLAKLAKISRQTVSLIEREEFVPSLLIAVRIARIFDERIENIFLFEEDE; this is encoded by the coding sequence ATGAAAACGAGATTAAAGGAGCTGCGGGCACGTGAAGGGATGAATCAGACGCAGCTGGCGAAGCTTGCGAAAATATCTCGCCAAACGGTGAGCTTGATTGAACGTGAAGAGTTTGTTCCTTCCCTATTGATTGCTGTGCGGATTGCGAGAATATTTGATGAACGGATTGAGAATATCTTTTTATTTGAGGAGGATGAATGA
- a CDS encoding DUF4181 domain-containing protein, with protein sequence MNLVIWMSVIGLITAAVYMLSKWISRLLGVEGVDLEETKGGKVFKWGCGILLGIYFVIIINLGIVNEQEVPGSYILLVIAALWLYKALLEWKYIKGSKQYIRTLIELIILMTAIPLAHKIISHFPVF encoded by the coding sequence ATGAACCTTGTAATTTGGATGAGTGTTATTGGGTTAATCACTGCTGCTGTTTACATGTTAAGTAAATGGATCAGCAGGTTATTAGGTGTAGAGGGAGTGGACCTGGAGGAGACCAAGGGAGGAAAGGTATTCAAATGGGGATGCGGTATCCTTTTGGGCATTTATTTCGTTATAATCATTAATTTAGGCATTGTTAACGAGCAAGAAGTACCTGGCAGTTACATTCTGTTAGTTATAGCTGCACTTTGGTTGTATAAGGCACTGCTTGAATGGAAGTATATAAAAGGGTCGAAGCAGTATATCCGAACATTGATTGAACTAATCATTCTTATGACAGCTATACCGCTAGCCCATAAAATCATATCTCATTTTCCAGTGTTCTGA
- a CDS encoding Parvovirus coat protein VP1-like protein codes for MRRQPRKRGFCVPGYRYCGPGCSGPGSPTNPVDSCCKRHDECYQRYGPSKYCDDQFLECLRPKINRQTGMGRDAALFYNVMRLRSSFK; via the coding sequence ATGAGAAGGCAACCAAGAAAACGTGGTTTCTGCGTACCCGGTTACCGCTATTGCGGACCTGGATGTTCAGGTCCAGGATCTCCAACCAATCCCGTCGATTCTTGCTGCAAACGTCACGATGAGTGTTATCAAAGATATGGTCCATCAAAATATTGTGATGATCAATTCTTAGAGTGCCTGCGCCCGAAAATCAACCGTCAAACAGGTATGGGCCGGGATGCAGCATTATTCTATAATGTTATGAGGTTACGAAGTTCTTTCAAGTGA
- a CDS encoding GNAT family N-acetyltransferase, translated as MAEECVIGRRDMIETNQCTMIPFQKTDDDEVKQLYRNHDVRRYLGGIRTEDDLQSIFDEMHSMNEEVNWVIRKKNTKEFVGLISLGLHHDGNFHEVSYQLLPIWWGKGYGTEVVYAVLDYAFLTLNLPKVGAETQAANIPSRRLLEKVGMREEGRVIRFGEEQVIYSITYK; from the coding sequence ATGGCTGAAGAATGCGTAATTGGCAGAAGAGATATGATTGAAACCAATCAATGTACAATGATCCCTTTTCAAAAGACAGATGATGATGAAGTAAAGCAGCTGTATAGGAATCATGATGTGAGACGATATTTGGGCGGTATACGAACCGAGGATGATTTACAATCTATCTTTGATGAGATGCATAGCATGAATGAAGAAGTTAATTGGGTTATTAGGAAGAAAAACACAAAGGAATTTGTCGGGTTAATTTCTCTAGGACTCCATCACGATGGTAACTTCCATGAAGTGTCCTATCAGCTATTGCCGATATGGTGGGGAAAGGGCTATGGAACAGAAGTTGTTTATGCCGTTTTAGACTATGCTTTTCTAACCTTAAATCTGCCAAAAGTCGGAGCGGAGACACAGGCCGCTAATATACCTTCCAGAAGGCTGCTGGAAAAGGTGGGGATGAGGGAGGAAGGAAGAGTCATTCGCTTTGGTGAGGAGCAAGTCATTTATTCAATCACCTATAAGTAA
- a CDS encoding DUF3231 family protein: MGILSGNPQKEPMHYGEVYGVYMQLAAAKAALDGYQVYANHVGDKDLKEFIKDVIITTIKPAIKEMEELLLANDIVVPPTPAERPEVDIEQIPVGARFQDAQIAYALAKDIATGITAMSGLISQCIREDIAMMLTQQSAKSLKDGAVLLQIMKDKGWLVPPPLHMETKNKE; the protein is encoded by the coding sequence ATGGGAATTTTAAGCGGCAATCCACAAAAGGAACCAATGCATTATGGTGAAGTCTATGGAGTCTATATGCAGCTGGCAGCAGCAAAAGCTGCTTTGGACGGGTATCAGGTCTATGCGAATCATGTTGGTGATAAAGACTTAAAGGAATTTATTAAAGATGTCATTATAACAACCATCAAGCCAGCCATCAAGGAAATGGAAGAATTATTATTGGCTAATGATATCGTTGTACCGCCGACACCAGCTGAAAGACCTGAGGTTGATATTGAGCAGATTCCTGTTGGTGCAAGATTTCAGGATGCTCAGATTGCCTATGCACTCGCCAAGGATATCGCAACTGGCATTACAGCAATGAGCGGATTGATCAGCCAATGCATCCGTGAAGACATCGCCATGATGCTTACCCAGCAAAGTGCCAAATCATTGAAGGATGGCGCAGTCTTGCTGCAAATCATGAAGGATAAAGGCTGGCTCGTGCCTCCTCCCCTTCATATGGAGACAAAAAACAAGGAATAG